GTACCCCGTCAGCTCTGTGATCTTTTTCAGACGATAACGCACCGTGTTCGGATGGACGAACAGCAGGCGTGCCGTGGCTTCCAAAGATGTGCCCTGTTCGAGGTAAGTGGCCAGCGTGTCGAGCAGGGGGGTGCCTTCGAGCGGCCGGTAGACGTTCTCGACGAGTTGTGCGCGCGCGTCCTCGTCGCCGTCGATGGCCCGCTCGGCGAGCAGGTCCTCGGCCGGTACCGGACGCGGCGCGTCCGGCCAGCCCGCCGCCGCGCGCAGACCCGCCATGGCGGCCCGCGCGGAGCTCGCCGCCGCCTGCAGGTCCGGCACCTCGGGCCCGATCACGACCGGCCCCGGGCCGAACCGCGGCACGACGTGCCGCGCGGCGTCCTTGACGCTGCCGGCGCCGCCGACGATGACGATCAGGCGTTCCCCCTGCACCCCGGCGAGCAGGTCGTGGCCGAGGCGCCTGCCCTTGTCGCGCATGCCGTCGATGAGGGTCTGCGGGTCGGCCTCCGGCGCGTGGCCGGCGAGCACCACCACCGGGGACGACGTCCAGCCGAGCGCCGCGGCCCAGGAGTGCAGGCCGTCGCCGACCTCGCCGCGCACCAGCGCGTCCACGATCAGGGCCTCCAGCCGCGCGTCCCACGCGCCGCGCACCTCGGCCTCGCGCGCGTACACGTGCGCCGCCGCGAACGCCACGTCGCGGGTGTAGCGCAGGATGGCCTGGCGGAGCTGGTCCTCGCCGCCGGGGGCGGCGAGCTCCTGCACCTCGGCCTCCACCACCTCGACCACGATGCGCACCAGGTCCACCGTCTGCTGCAGCGACACCGAGCGCTTCAGCTCGCGCGGCGCCGTGCCGAAGATCTCGACGCTCGGGGCCGGTGTGCCGCCGTCCGCGCTCTGGAACCAGTCGACGAACGCCGCGATGCCGGCCTGCGCGACCAGCCCCACCCACGAGCGGTCCTCGGCCGACAGCTGGCGGTACCACGCCAGCCGGTCGTCCATGCGCGCCATGGCGGCGGTGCCAAGGCTTCCCATGGCGCGTTCGAGCCGCCGCGCGGTGTCTTTGCGTACCCGGTCGTTCACACCCATAGGGTGCCAGGTCAGCGCGCGTGGAACAGCCGTACGGCCCCTGTGGGACCCCGCTCGCGCCGCGTGGGAGGCGACAAGGCGGGCCCGCGTGCGGTAGACCGGGAACTGTGGAACCGGCCGAGGCGCTCAAGAGGATCGCGTTCCTGCTGGAGCGCGCCGGTGAGCCGACCTACCGGGTGCGTGCCTTCCGCGGCGCCGCCGCCGCCATCGAGCCGCTGCCACGCGACGAGCTGGCCAGGCTGGCGGCGTCGGGGGAGCTGACCGGCCTGAAAGGCGTCGGCAAGGTCACCGCGCTCGCCGTCACCGAGGCGCTGGACGGCGCCGTGCCGACGTACCTGC
The window above is part of the Sphaerisporangium rubeum genome. Proteins encoded here:
- a CDS encoding PucR family transcriptional regulator, with the protein product MGVNDRVRKDTARRLERAMGSLGTAAMARMDDRLAWYRQLSAEDRSWVGLVAQAGIAAFVDWFQSADGGTPAPSVEIFGTAPRELKRSVSLQQTVDLVRIVVEVVEAEVQELAAPGGEDQLRQAILRYTRDVAFAAAHVYAREAEVRGAWDARLEALIVDALVRGEVGDGLHSWAAALGWTSSPVVVLAGHAPEADPQTLIDGMRDKGRRLGHDLLAGVQGERLIVIVGGAGSVKDAARHVVPRFGPGPVVIGPEVPDLQAAASSARAAMAGLRAAAGWPDAPRPVPAEDLLAERAIDGDEDARAQLVENVYRPLEGTPLLDTLATYLEQGTSLEATARLLFVHPNTVRYRLKKITELTGYLPTEGRSAFTLQVGLILGRLSRTAVT